From Coffea arabica cultivar ET-39 chromosome 2e, Coffea Arabica ET-39 HiFi, whole genome shotgun sequence, the proteins below share one genomic window:
- the LOC113731436 gene encoding E3 ubiquitin-protein ligase MBR2 isoform X2, with product MQGERSILEPFPETIDLNQVSGSNNASTDRPVAWNNVLNPAESRLSSYVLSSGHGSPNFLNPASHNGRTFGGWDPGESSSSANMQSQLNGHDLKVGQGWSPSINTCVGPDGRSADWQFEQPNVLHESSTNSYRGNYFHRPLSINNSVSTRTSPNATVSGGYRSSSHDSWQGRGSGISPSFYRSGMSEIDQFATFDAGSNDVGTSSGNSGYLVRHDDGSGSSSSSWGLSCKRKVLEGNPGQSGSSGSLSMEPQDETIGRHNIPAHHNASSSLAVSATSTNSPSANNQGQVNARIVSGMRGMTYDRFPPRVTDIAESSQRNFSFGVDLGHQEPAPFDLSAAASDVRHSNAHSTNHQSRLISATESPELRTPFSRPLNLNSNPRERGAAVRDEANFRGSLSNNPEHPSFVAARESRHMVQEPTAWSFSPGNTGSSRNVPSSSRYTPNSGTGPLPTVWMPHQNVTAHNQQRLSEFPPWTLFPSVEPDPGGQRGNFSFLPSASSSSEEAVMASGSSSGDHNQPYSRSLLMEVSSEDINGWRALAAGIEGRHRIVSEIRQVLNAMRRAEYLRAEDYMMLDPFVNGAAELHDRHRDMRLDVDNMSYEELLALEERIGNVSTGLSDNAIFHALKHRRYQFITDESPNLEPCCICQEDYIAGDDTGTLNCGHEFHTNCIKQWLTMKNLCPICKTTALET from the exons ATGCAGGGGGAAAGGAGTATCTTGGAACCCTTTCCTGAAACCATTGATCTTAACCAGGTATCTGGTTCCAATAATGCTTCTACGGATAGGCCAGTTGCTTGGAATAATGTTCTAAATCCAGCGGAAAGCCGGTTGTCCAGTTATGTTCTTTCTTCAGGGCATGGGAGCCCTAATTTTTTAAATCCTGCAAGCCACAATGGTCGGACATTTGGTGGCTGGGATCCTGGTGAGTCGAGTTCCAGTGCTAATATGCAAAGCCAGTTGAATGGTCATGATTTAAAGGTAGGACAAGGTTGGTCTCCTTCAATAAATACTTGTGTGGGACCTGATGGAAGATCAGCAGACTGGCAATTTGAACAACCTAATGTTCTTCATGAAAGTAGTACAAATAGCTATCGTGGCAATTATTTTCACAGACCTCTGAGTATAAACAACTCTGTGTCTACTCGTACTTCTCCGAATGCTACTGTAAGTGGGGGCTATCGAAGTAGTAGTCATGATAGCTGGCAAGGTAGAGGATCAGGCATATCTCCAAGTTTCTACAGGTCTGGCATGTCAGAGATAGACCAGTTTGCTACTTTTGATGCTGGTTCTAATGATGTTGGGACTTCTTCTGGTAATTCTGGCTATCTAGTTCGGCATGATGATGGCTCGGGTTCTTCTTCTAGTTCCTGGGGTTTGTCCTGCAAGCGAAAGGTCCTTGAAGGTAATCCTGGTCAATCTGGTTCAAGTGGAAGTTTGAGCATGGAGCCACAAGATGAAACTATTGGAAGGCACAACATTCCTGCTCATCATAATGCTTCTAGCAGCTTAGCTGTGTCTGCAACATCTACAAACTCACCTAGCGCTAACAATCAGGGACAGGTAAATGCAAGAATTGTGTCTGGGATGAGAGGAATGACTTACGATAGATTTCCTCCAAGGGTTACTGACATTGCAGAAAGCTCacaaagaaatttcagtttCGGAGTGGATCTTGGACATCAGGAACCAGCCCCATTTGACTTATCTGCTGCAGCGTCTGATGTTAGGCATTCTAATGCTCACTCTACGAACCACCAATCAAGACTTATCTCAGCAACTGAATCGCCTGAACTGAGAACTCCGTTTTCTCGTCCACTGAATTTAAACAGTAACCCAA GGGAAAGAGGTGCTGCAGTAAGGGATGAAGCCAATTTCAGAGGCTCCCTAAGCAACAACCCAGAGCATCCTAGTTTTGTTGCTGCTCGTGAGAGCAGGCACATGGTACAAGAACCAACAGCTTGGAGTTTTTCACCTGGAAATACTGGCTCTTCAAGAAATGTTCCTTCTAGTTCTCGATATACTCCTAATTCTGGTACAGGACCTCTCCCAACTGTCTGGATGCCTCATCAAAATGTAACAGCACATAATCAGCAGAGGTTGTCCGAATTCCCTCCATGGACCCTCTTCCCATCTGTTGAACCTGATCCTGGAGGCCAGAGAGGCAATTTTTCATTCTTGCCTTcagcctcttcttcctcagagGAGGCTGTGATGGCATCTGGATCTAGTAGCGGGGACCATAATCAGCCATATTCTAGGTCATTGTTGATGGAGGTTTCCAGCGAGGACATTAATGGTTGGCGTGCTTTAGCTGCTGGCATTGAGGGGAGGCACAGGATCGTGTCTGAG ATTCGTCAAGTGCTGAATGCGATGCGGCGGGCAGAGTACTTGCGAGCTGAG GATTATATGATGTTAGATCCATTTGTCAATGGGGCTGCTGAGTTGCATGATAGGCACAGAGACATGAGGCTGGATGTTGATAATATGTCCTATGAG GAGTTGCTTGCCTTGGAGGAACGCATCGGAAATGTGAGTACGGGATTGAGTGATAATGCCATATTTCATGCACTGAAACATCGGAGATATCAGTTCATCACAGATGAATCGCCAAACCTTGAGCCATGCTGCATATGTCAG GAGGACTACATCGCTGGAGACGATACTGGGACATTGAATTGCGGGCACGAGTTTCACACAAACTGCATTAAACAGTGGTTGACAATGAAGAATCTCTGTCCCATTTGTAAAACAACGGCCTTGGAAACTTGA
- the LOC113731436 gene encoding E3 ubiquitin-protein ligase MBR2 isoform X1, whose amino-acid sequence MQGERSILEPFPETIDLNQVSGSNNASTDRPVAWNNVLNPAESRLSSYVLSSGHGSPNFLNPASHNGRTFGGWDPGESSSSANMQSQLNGHDLKVGQGWSPSINTCVGPDGRSADWQFEQPNVLHESSTNSYRGNYFHRPLSINNSVSTRTSPNATVSGGYRSSSHDSWQGRGSGISPSFYRSGMSEIDQFATFDAGSNDVGTSSGNSGYLVRHDDGSGSSSSSWGLSCKRKVLEGNPGQSGSSGSLSMEPQDETIGRHNIPAHHNASSSLAVSATSTNSPSANNQGQVNARIVSGMRGMTYDRFPPRVTDIAESSQRNFSFGVDLGHQEPAPFDLSAAASDVRHSNAHSTNHQSRLISATESPELRTPFSRPLNLNSNPSQSPFMHVHGLARNMLPISWSGSLNSRGGASSSPILFSGERGAAVRDEANFRGSLSNNPEHPSFVAARESRHMVQEPTAWSFSPGNTGSSRNVPSSSRYTPNSGTGPLPTVWMPHQNVTAHNQQRLSEFPPWTLFPSVEPDPGGQRGNFSFLPSASSSSEEAVMASGSSSGDHNQPYSRSLLMEVSSEDINGWRALAAGIEGRHRIVSEIRQVLNAMRRAEYLRAEDYMMLDPFVNGAAELHDRHRDMRLDVDNMSYEELLALEERIGNVSTGLSDNAIFHALKHRRYQFITDESPNLEPCCICQEDYIAGDDTGTLNCGHEFHTNCIKQWLTMKNLCPICKTTALET is encoded by the exons ATGCAGGGGGAAAGGAGTATCTTGGAACCCTTTCCTGAAACCATTGATCTTAACCAGGTATCTGGTTCCAATAATGCTTCTACGGATAGGCCAGTTGCTTGGAATAATGTTCTAAATCCAGCGGAAAGCCGGTTGTCCAGTTATGTTCTTTCTTCAGGGCATGGGAGCCCTAATTTTTTAAATCCTGCAAGCCACAATGGTCGGACATTTGGTGGCTGGGATCCTGGTGAGTCGAGTTCCAGTGCTAATATGCAAAGCCAGTTGAATGGTCATGATTTAAAGGTAGGACAAGGTTGGTCTCCTTCAATAAATACTTGTGTGGGACCTGATGGAAGATCAGCAGACTGGCAATTTGAACAACCTAATGTTCTTCATGAAAGTAGTACAAATAGCTATCGTGGCAATTATTTTCACAGACCTCTGAGTATAAACAACTCTGTGTCTACTCGTACTTCTCCGAATGCTACTGTAAGTGGGGGCTATCGAAGTAGTAGTCATGATAGCTGGCAAGGTAGAGGATCAGGCATATCTCCAAGTTTCTACAGGTCTGGCATGTCAGAGATAGACCAGTTTGCTACTTTTGATGCTGGTTCTAATGATGTTGGGACTTCTTCTGGTAATTCTGGCTATCTAGTTCGGCATGATGATGGCTCGGGTTCTTCTTCTAGTTCCTGGGGTTTGTCCTGCAAGCGAAAGGTCCTTGAAGGTAATCCTGGTCAATCTGGTTCAAGTGGAAGTTTGAGCATGGAGCCACAAGATGAAACTATTGGAAGGCACAACATTCCTGCTCATCATAATGCTTCTAGCAGCTTAGCTGTGTCTGCAACATCTACAAACTCACCTAGCGCTAACAATCAGGGACAGGTAAATGCAAGAATTGTGTCTGGGATGAGAGGAATGACTTACGATAGATTTCCTCCAAGGGTTACTGACATTGCAGAAAGCTCacaaagaaatttcagtttCGGAGTGGATCTTGGACATCAGGAACCAGCCCCATTTGACTTATCTGCTGCAGCGTCTGATGTTAGGCATTCTAATGCTCACTCTACGAACCACCAATCAAGACTTATCTCAGCAACTGAATCGCCTGAACTGAGAACTCCGTTTTCTCGTCCACTGAATTTAAACAGTAACCCAAGTCAGTCTCCTTTCATGCATGTGCATGGTTTGGCAAGAAATATGCTTCCGATTTCTTGGAGTGGATCTCTTAACTCAAGAGGTGGTGCTTCATCCAGTCCTATTTTGTTTTCAGGGGAAAGAGGTGCTGCAGTAAGGGATGAAGCCAATTTCAGAGGCTCCCTAAGCAACAACCCAGAGCATCCTAGTTTTGTTGCTGCTCGTGAGAGCAGGCACATGGTACAAGAACCAACAGCTTGGAGTTTTTCACCTGGAAATACTGGCTCTTCAAGAAATGTTCCTTCTAGTTCTCGATATACTCCTAATTCTGGTACAGGACCTCTCCCAACTGTCTGGATGCCTCATCAAAATGTAACAGCACATAATCAGCAGAGGTTGTCCGAATTCCCTCCATGGACCCTCTTCCCATCTGTTGAACCTGATCCTGGAGGCCAGAGAGGCAATTTTTCATTCTTGCCTTcagcctcttcttcctcagagGAGGCTGTGATGGCATCTGGATCTAGTAGCGGGGACCATAATCAGCCATATTCTAGGTCATTGTTGATGGAGGTTTCCAGCGAGGACATTAATGGTTGGCGTGCTTTAGCTGCTGGCATTGAGGGGAGGCACAGGATCGTGTCTGAG ATTCGTCAAGTGCTGAATGCGATGCGGCGGGCAGAGTACTTGCGAGCTGAG GATTATATGATGTTAGATCCATTTGTCAATGGGGCTGCTGAGTTGCATGATAGGCACAGAGACATGAGGCTGGATGTTGATAATATGTCCTATGAG GAGTTGCTTGCCTTGGAGGAACGCATCGGAAATGTGAGTACGGGATTGAGTGATAATGCCATATTTCATGCACTGAAACATCGGAGATATCAGTTCATCACAGATGAATCGCCAAACCTTGAGCCATGCTGCATATGTCAG GAGGACTACATCGCTGGAGACGATACTGGGACATTGAATTGCGGGCACGAGTTTCACACAAACTGCATTAAACAGTGGTTGACAATGAAGAATCTCTGTCCCATTTGTAAAACAACGGCCTTGGAAACTTGA
- the LOC113731438 gene encoding protein ALP1-like: MPPPPNNVNRSRALAALLSSLVSQLLLLLLLFCPSSTPFSLLNSFSSTHQFFFPLLHHFLSTSETSATFSLLSSFSRKRKRTHSPNSDDPTHANAVSGSAPDSVIPKNPDSYKQTFKMNCSTFEWLCGLLEPLLECRDPVQSPLNLPVETRLGIGLFRLATGSSYQEISRRFRVSELIAKFCVKHLCRVLCTNYRFWVGFPAENELYSVSTQFEKLGGLPNCCGIINCARFKVKGSDSVLKYSHLEDTVAAQLVVDASSRILSITAGFRGNKSNLTVLNSSSLYKDTETGALLHTRTLYINNVAVPQYLIGGGGYPLLPWLLVPFADPLGGSSEENFNNVVKIMCVPMLKTIASLRGWGVLSGPIDAEFKTAVANIGACSILHNMLLAREDYSAFCDEVSEFRVDDQSFDYTLDENLNEKGSAIRTALSTISKRV, from the coding sequence ATGCCGCCCCCGCCCAACAACGTCAACCGTTCTCGTGCTTTGGCTGCTTTACTTTCTTCTCTGGTTTCCCAGCTCCTCTTGCTTCTTCTCCTCTTTTGCCCTTCCTCAAcccctttctctcttctcaaTTCCTTTTCCTCCACCCACCaattctttttccctctcctcCACCATTTTCTCTCCACCTCGGAAACTTCCGCcactttttcccttttgtcCTCTTTTTCCAGAAAACGCAAGCGGACCCATTCTCCAAACTCCGATGACCCGACCCATGCCAACGCGGTGTCAGGGTCCGCACCCGACTCTGTCATCCCGAAGAACCCAGATTCCTACAAGCAAACTTTCAAGATGAATTGCTCAACTTTCGAGTGGCTGTGTGGCCTCCTCGAACCCCTTCTCGAATGCCGGGACCCGGTTCAGTCCCCACTTAATCTCCCCGTTGAGACCCGACTGGGAATCGGACTTTTCCGACTCGCCACCGGATCGAGTTACCAGGAAATTTCCCGGCGGTTCCGCGTCTCGGAATTGATAGCCAAATTCTGCGTCAAACACTTGTGCCGCGTTCTCTGCACCAATTACCGATTCTGGGTCGGGTTTCCAGCTGAGAACGAGCTTTATTCCGTGTCAACTCAGTTTGAAAAGCTCGGTGGATTGCCCAACTGCTGCGGAATTATTAATTGCGCGAGGTTCAAGGTCAAAGGCTCTGATTCAGTTTTAAAGTATTCCCATCTGGAAGACACAGTAGCTGCTCAATTAGTGGTTGATGCATCATCCAGAATTCTGAGCATTACAGCCGGTTTTCGCGGTAACAAGAGTAATTTAACCGTCCTAAATTCATCAAGCTTGTATAAAGATACCGAAACAGGAGCTCTACTGCACACGCGGACGCTGTACATAAATAATGTAGCTGTACCCCAGTATTTGATCGGGGGTGGTGGTTACCCTTTACTTCCTTGGTTGTTAGTCCCCTTTGCTGACCCTTTAGGAGGGTCTAGTGAAGAAAATTTTAACAATGTGGTAAAGATCATGTGTGTTCCGATGCTTAAAACCATAGCGAGTTTGAGGGGATGGGGTGTTTTAAGCGGGCCAATTGATGCAGAGTTTAAGACAGCAGTAGCTAACATTGGTGCTTGCTCTATTCTTCACAATATGTTGCTTGCTAGGGAGGATTATTCAGCTTTTTGTGATGAAGTTAGTGAATTTAGGGTGGATGATCAGAGCTTTGATTATACTTTGGATGAAAATTTGAATGAGAAGGGGTCTGCTATAAGAACTGCACTCTCCACTATATCGAAGAGAGTTTAA
- the LOC113731439 gene encoding caffeoyl-CoA O-methyltransferase 5 has product MAQNGEGKDSQNLRHQEVGHKSLLQSDALYQYILETSVYPREPEPMKELRELTAKHPWNIMTTSADEGQFLNMIIKLINAKKTMEIGVYTGYSLLATALALPEDGKILAMDINRENYELGLPVIEKAGVSHKIDFREGPALPVLDELIEDDKNHGSFDFIFVDADKDNYLNYHKRIIELVKVGGLIGYDNTLWNGSVVAPPDAPMRKYVRYYRDFVLELNKALAADPRIEICMLPVGDGITLCRRVS; this is encoded by the exons ATGGCCCAGAATGGAGAAGGAAAGGATAGCCAAAATCTCAGGCATCAAGAAGTAGGCCATAAAAGCCTTCTGCAAAGTGATGCACTCTACCAG TACATCCTGGAAACCAGCGTGTATCCAAGAGAGCCAGAGCCCATGAAAGAGCTGAGAGAACTGACAGCAAAGCATCCATG GAATATTATGACTACATCTGCTGATGAAGGGCAGTTCTTGAACATGATTATCAAGTTGATCAATGCCAAGAAAACCATGGAGATTGGAGTTTACACTGGTTACTCACTTCTGGCTACAGCTCTCGCTCTTCCAGAAGATGGGAAG ATATTGGCCATGGATATTAACAGAGAAAACTACGAATTGGGTCTGCCCGTGATCGAAAAGGCTGGTGTGTCCCATAAAATTGACTTCAGAGAAGGCCCTGCTTTGCCAGTGCTTGATGAGTTGATTGAAGAT GACAAGAACCATGGAAGTTTTGATTTCATCTTCGTGGATGCTGACAAGGACAACTATCTCAACTACCACAAGAGGATAATCGAGTTGGTCAAGGTTGGGGGATTGATTGGGTACGACAACACCCTATGGAACGGCTCCGTGGTGGCCCCACCAGATGCTCCAATGAGGAAGTACGTGAGGTACTACAGGGACTTCGTCTTGGAGCTCAACAAAGCCCTGGCCGCTGATCCCAGGATCGAGATCTGCATGCTCCCCGTTGGCGACGGTATCACCCTGTGCCGCCGCGTCAGCTAA
- the LOC113731440 gene encoding small ribosomal subunit protein uS9, whose product MAAPVESVQCFGRKKTAVAVTHCKRGRGLIKINGVPIELVQPEILRYKAFEPILLLGRHRFAAVDMRIRVKGGGHTSQIYAIRQSIAKALVAYYQKYVDEQSKKEIKDILVRYDRTLLVADPRRCEPKKFGGRGARARFQKSYR is encoded by the coding sequence ATGGCGGCGCCGGTGGAGTCTGTTCAATGTTTCGGCCGTAAGAAGACGGCGGTGGCAGTTACACACTGCAAGCGTGGACGCGGCCTGATCAAGATTAACGGCGTTCCCATCGAGCTCGTTCAGCCAGAAATCCTCCGCTACAAGGCTTTCGAACCAATCCTCCTCCTCGGGCGTCACCGCTTCGCCGCAGTTGACATGCGCATCCGCGTCAAAGGAGGAGGTCACACTTCTCAGATCTACGCCATCCGCCAGTCCATCGCGAAAGCTTTAGTTGCGTACTATCAGAAATACGTTGACGAGCAGTCTAAGAAGGAGATCAAGGACATCCTCGTTCGCTATGATAGGACTTTGCTTGTGGCTGATCCCAGGCGCTGTGAGCCAAAGAAGTTCGGTGGTCGTGGTGCCCGTGCTAGGTTCCAGAAATCTTACCGTTAA